The proteins below come from a single Gemmatimonadaceae bacterium genomic window:
- a CDS encoding metal-dependent hydrolase, whose translation MDNITHALAGALLGAATIEIVRRHHGEPAIGLRRAAYAIGIVTAELPDADLVYAGDRLGIGTLGYMLHHRGHTHTVVFAVLAAFLVWGIALAWRRGLREPAYARPLLCLALVGSLSHIALDFTNSYGVHPWWPIDNRWFYGDAVFIIEPWLFVAAIPPLFFVARSVGARTLCLLVAGAILAAVWRVELVGPALAITLTVAMAAWAALVWWAPPGRRVAMGLTAWMAFEALSFATSGLARRSVEGAVAVGLRDVVITPGPGNPFCLSAIVVTDAASTYEATSAVVAAVPGLVPVGRCGPAVRGLVDGVPSRRADTAGIRWGTAWSATTEELRTFAESNCAIDAALEFMRVPAWRRLGNDRVEFYDLRFGAGGFASIVTPLRPGACPGWRPGWIGRMGA comes from the coding sequence TTGGACAACATCACCCACGCTCTCGCCGGCGCGCTCCTTGGCGCCGCGACCATCGAAATCGTCAGGCGTCACCACGGCGAACCCGCCATCGGGCTGCGTCGCGCGGCGTATGCGATCGGCATCGTCACCGCCGAGCTGCCTGACGCGGACCTGGTGTACGCGGGCGATCGGCTCGGCATCGGGACGCTGGGCTACATGCTGCACCACCGGGGCCACACCCATACCGTGGTGTTCGCCGTGCTGGCAGCATTTCTTGTGTGGGGCATCGCCCTCGCCTGGCGCCGCGGGCTGCGCGAGCCTGCGTACGCACGCCCTCTCCTCTGCCTCGCGCTCGTCGGCAGCCTGTCCCACATCGCCCTCGACTTCACGAACAGCTACGGCGTGCACCCGTGGTGGCCGATCGACAATCGCTGGTTCTACGGGGACGCGGTGTTCATCATCGAGCCCTGGCTCTTTGTTGCCGCGATCCCGCCGTTGTTCTTCGTGGCCCGAAGTGTGGGGGCACGAACTCTGTGCCTCCTCGTCGCCGGGGCGATCCTGGCGGCCGTGTGGCGCGTTGAGCTGGTGGGGCCGGCACTCGCCATCACCCTGACGGTGGCGATGGCCGCGTGGGCGGCGCTGGTGTGGTGGGCGCCTCCAGGTCGGCGGGTCGCGATGGGGCTCACGGCATGGATGGCGTTCGAAGCCCTGTCGTTCGCCACCTCGGGCCTCGCCAGGCGGTCGGTCGAAGGTGCCGTTGCGGTGGGCCTGCGCGACGTCGTAATCACGCCGGGCCCGGGAAACCCCTTCTGTCTTTCGGCGATCGTCGTCACCGATGCCGCGAGCACCTACGAGGCGACGAGTGCTGTCGTCGCCGCCGTTCCCGGCCTCGTGCCCGTCGGGCGATGCGGGCCCGCCGTGCGTGGGCTGGTCGATGGTGTGCCATCACGCCGCGCCGACACCGCCGGGATTCGATGGGGAACTGCGTGGTCGGCGACGACCGAGGAGCTGCGGACGTTCGCCGAGTCCAACTGCGCCATCGACGCGGCCCTCGAATTCATGCGCGTCCCTGCGTGGCGCCGTTTGGGCAACGACCGGGTGGAGTTCTACGACCTCCGGTTCGGCGCCGGGGGATTCGCATCGATCGTGACGCCGCTCCGGCCGGGCGCATGCCCCGGGTGGCGACCGGGCTGGATCGGACGCATGGGTGCCTAG
- a CDS encoding lasso RiPP family leader peptide-containing protein, protein MYEAPKLEKFGSFRELTLGRNPLATTKRIIGDDLIPGIGMDCDGNAPAGDPRACIRS, encoded by the coding sequence ATGTACGAGGCCCCGAAGCTCGAAAAGTTCGGATCGTTCCGCGAACTGACCCTTGGCCGCAACCCGCTTGCAACGACCAAGCGCATCATCGGCGACGATCTCATCCCCGGCATCGGCATGGACTGCGATGGCAATGCGCCGGCCGGAGATCCGCGGGCCTGCATCCGGTCCTGA
- a CDS encoding M28 family metallopeptidase — protein MRVLLLLALALPLSAQSPAADVDSRIARLVASVSEQRLHDLTAKLVSFHTRSTLSDATSATRGIGAARQWIHDELRRSSPRLQVSFDTHRIAQQGRITRDVELRNVMAVLPGRSPRRIYITGHYDTVNLGGGGQLALNAAGANPQANRDFNHDVDAPGANDDGSGTVLTMELARVFAESGITFDATLVFMTWAGEEQGLIGSSVHAQQLAADRIVVEANFNNDIVGNIHGGGGLVDGESVRVYSLGPEDSMNRALARYVQRVAALYVPAHHVRLMAREDRFGRGSDHSSFTAFNFPAVVFREANENYSRQHTANDTLGGVDFAYLAQNARVNAAAAASLALAPPAPAVTGDRGQALVSRNPSGYDATLQWQASPGAIAYRVYWRDTWSNSWERSQGVGNVTRFTFPGLSIDDWVFGVAAIGADGSESLVSAYVSPTRRMTEVKVVR, from the coding sequence ATGCGTGTCCTCCTGCTTCTCGCCCTGGCGCTCCCGCTGTCGGCGCAATCGCCGGCTGCCGACGTGGACTCCCGGATCGCCAGGCTCGTGGCGTCGGTGTCCGAACAGCGCCTTCATGATCTCACGGCAAAGCTCGTCTCCTTCCACACGCGATCGACGCTTTCCGACGCCACCTCGGCGACGCGGGGGATCGGCGCCGCCCGGCAATGGATCCACGACGAACTCCGGCGATCGAGTCCGAGGTTGCAGGTCTCCTTCGACACGCATCGCATTGCACAGCAAGGGCGCATCACGCGGGACGTTGAGCTGCGCAACGTCATGGCCGTGCTCCCTGGGCGCTCGCCGCGGCGGATCTACATCACGGGGCACTACGACACGGTGAACCTCGGCGGCGGCGGTCAGCTCGCACTCAACGCGGCCGGGGCCAACCCGCAGGCCAACCGCGACTTCAACCACGACGTCGATGCGCCCGGCGCCAACGACGACGGCAGCGGAACCGTGCTGACCATGGAGCTGGCCCGCGTGTTCGCCGAGAGCGGCATCACGTTCGACGCCACGCTGGTGTTCATGACGTGGGCTGGGGAGGAGCAGGGACTGATCGGCTCGAGCGTGCACGCCCAGCAGCTCGCGGCCGATCGCATCGTCGTCGAGGCAAACTTCAACAACGACATCGTGGGCAACATCCACGGGGGTGGTGGCCTGGTGGACGGCGAGAGCGTGCGCGTCTACTCCCTGGGTCCCGAGGATTCGATGAACCGCGCGCTGGCCCGCTACGTCCAGCGTGTTGCCGCTCTCTACGTGCCCGCGCATCACGTCCGCCTCATGGCGAGAGAGGACCGCTTTGGGCGAGGGAGCGATCACTCGTCATTCACGGCGTTCAACTTTCCTGCCGTCGTATTCCGCGAAGCCAACGAGAACTACTCGCGACAGCACACGGCGAACGACACCCTCGGGGGCGTCGACTTCGCATACCTGGCGCAGAACGCGCGAGTCAACGCGGCCGCCGCGGCCTCGCTGGCCCTCGCACCGCCGGCGCCCGCCGTCACCGGCGATCGCGGTCAGGCGCTCGTGTCGCGCAACCCGAGTGGCTACGACGCCACGCTCCAGTGGCAGGCTTCGCCGGGCGCGATCGCGTATCGCGTCTACTGGCGCGACACGTGGAGCAATTCATGGGAGCGATCGCAGGGTGTCGGGAACGTGACGCGCTTCACCTTCCCCGGCCTGTCTATCGACGACTGGGTCTTTGGCGTCGCGGCGATCGGGGCCGATGGCTCGGAGAGCCTCGTGAGCGCGTACGTATCGCCGACGCGGCGGATGACCGAGGTCAAGGTGGTCCGGTAA
- a CDS encoding DUF1343 domain-containing protein, whose amino-acid sequence MTAFPRSLRRFGLPALLGLVSVTTGFNPPPDEAGAARVVVGADRLLGEFSHLLRGKRVALVSNHSGRLADGTHLADALHGFRETTLAVLFGMEYDIRSNDYAATRDGDRAIDRATGLVKYNLYGEHHRPTADMLRGVDVIVFDIQEVGARFYEHINILGFVMDAAAESGIDVIVLDRPNPITGLKVEGFVTDPEARFRFGSYARVPVVHGMTMGELASMYNGERMLQGGRTPRLHVVPMQGWSRAMWYDETGLTWRKPSPNLLTLGSVLAYVGTCLFEAVNVSEGRGTDHPFELIGAPWLDHVRAAELLRGLALPGVSIDTASFVPEQKPYHGRPPELAGERLRGLRVRVTDRDAFEPYRTGVALLWAVHRLHADRLVWNDTVLDRLVATPRLKAMLVAGRTPDEIVASWREEVASFQRLRSRYLMYR is encoded by the coding sequence GTGACCGCCTTTCCACGCTCCCTTCGTCGGTTCGGACTTCCTGCCCTGTTGGGCCTCGTTTCCGTCACGACGGGCTTCAACCCGCCCCCTGACGAGGCGGGCGCCGCGAGGGTTGTGGTCGGCGCGGACCGACTGCTCGGCGAGTTTTCACACCTGCTTCGCGGCAAGCGGGTGGCCCTGGTCTCGAACCACAGCGGCCGGCTCGCCGACGGGACACACCTCGCGGATGCCCTTCACGGGTTCCGCGAAACCACGCTCGCCGTGCTGTTCGGCATGGAGTACGACATCCGCTCGAACGACTACGCGGCCACACGGGATGGCGATCGGGCCATCGATCGGGCCACCGGACTCGTGAAGTACAACCTCTACGGCGAGCACCATCGGCCGACGGCAGACATGCTCCGCGGCGTCGACGTGATCGTCTTCGACATCCAGGAAGTCGGCGCGCGCTTCTACGAGCACATCAACATTCTCGGGTTTGTCATGGACGCGGCGGCGGAGTCGGGCATCGACGTGATCGTGCTCGACCGCCCGAACCCGATCACCGGCCTCAAGGTGGAAGGATTCGTCACCGACCCCGAGGCGCGCTTTCGATTCGGCTCCTACGCGCGCGTTCCGGTGGTCCACGGGATGACGATGGGAGAACTGGCCAGCATGTACAACGGCGAGCGGATGCTGCAGGGCGGGCGCACACCGCGCCTGCACGTGGTCCCGATGCAGGGCTGGAGCCGTGCCATGTGGTACGACGAGACCGGCCTCACATGGCGCAAGCCATCGCCAAACCTCCTCACGCTCGGATCAGTGCTTGCCTACGTGGGCACGTGCCTCTTCGAGGCCGTGAACGTCTCGGAGGGACGCGGGACGGATCACCCGTTCGAACTGATCGGGGCGCCGTGGCTCGATCACGTGCGCGCCGCCGAACTGCTGCGCGGCCTGGCGCTTCCCGGCGTGTCGATCGACACGGCATCGTTTGTCCCCGAGCAGAAGCCGTATCACGGCCGGCCGCCGGAGCTGGCGGGAGAAAGGCTCCGTGGCCTGCGCGTGCGCGTGACCGATCGCGACGCGTTCGAGCCCTACCGGACGGGCGTTGCGCTGCTGTGGGCGGTGCACCGCCTGCACGCGGATCGGCTCGTGTGGAACGACACCGTGCTGGACCGGCTCGTGGCGACGCCACGACTCAAGGCGATGCTCGTTGCCGGGCGAACGCCGGATGAGATCGTGGCCTCATGGCGCGAAGAGGTCGCGTCGTTCCAGCGGCTGCGTTCGCGGTACCTGATGTATCGTTAG
- the uvrA gene encoding excinuclease ABC subunit UvrA yields the protein MRRTNNARPARSAATTAPRTTVAVQGARVHNLRNISVEIPRDSLVVFTGLSGSGKSSLAFDTIYAEGQRRYMESLSSYARRFVSQVTKPDVDYVFGLSPVISIEQKTIAANPRSTVGTMTDIASYLNLLFATIGDPHCPRTGEAVPSRSASQVLEAILSLPAGTELELRAPVSRVYGEDLDVVFQEVRKKGIRRIVIDGTTHDLANQFTVDDSVVREMDAVVDRFIVRRSSEKAIKAAIAAALLVGDGLVQLTAITGSKKAEVARVLAAHVSRTHRFVYVDIQPDYFQFNNPESACRTCGGLGIDKLTHPELLIPDPQRSIRAGCFVREAFRYNPETWDGRIMYTLSRQLGFSLDTPWVELSDSARNAVLYGAEKRFRTEAPPEAAVKREDWDRHEVGFGGIARRIERHYRRYRQRGEADSRMEAWLDKVMVEHTCPDCQGARLRATRLLFTVGGKTTREVGLLNFDELHRFLGTLRPVGRGAAAGRQVLHEVRARLDLLLGIGLDYLNLDRRAGTLSGGESQRIRLSTQIGSGLMGMLYVLDEPSIGLHPRDNAKMIATLESLRDVGNTVIVVEHDEDTVRAADHVVEMGPGPGVHGGTVVAQGTIDDLIACKTSPTGQFLSGRRAIALPARRRTGNGHSLVIRGARENNLKSVDVTIPLGVIVAITGASGSGKSTLINDVLYKALWKRLEDTRTLPGAHDRIDGMEHVHKVVNIDQSPIGRNSRSNPATYIGFYDTIRDLFTTAPLAVEREYRAGRFSFNVKGGRCEECQGEGVITTQLYFMPDVEVTCGACKGARFNPETLDVSVRGKTIADILDMSVEEAVTFFAADPAIAKKVEVLHTLGLGYITLGQSSTTLSGGEAQRVKIATELSKLQRAKHTVYILDEPTTGLHLADVERLLASLNQLVDAGHSVILIEHHLDVIKTADHVIDLGPEGGHAGGRVLVTGTPECVAACRASHTGQFLKAHLARAQRQVRPRARS from the coding sequence ATTCGACGCACGAACAACGCGCGACCCGCTCGCTCAGCCGCTACCACCGCGCCGCGCACGACGGTCGCGGTGCAGGGCGCGAGGGTCCACAACCTCCGCAACATCTCCGTCGAGATTCCGCGCGACAGCCTCGTCGTGTTCACGGGCCTCTCGGGCTCCGGTAAATCGAGCCTGGCCTTCGACACGATCTACGCCGAGGGCCAGCGGCGATACATGGAGTCGTTGTCCAGCTACGCGCGGCGTTTCGTTTCACAGGTGACCAAACCGGACGTCGACTACGTCTTCGGGCTTTCTCCGGTGATCTCGATCGAGCAGAAAACGATCGCCGCCAACCCGCGGTCGACCGTCGGCACGATGACCGACATCGCGAGCTACCTCAACCTGCTCTTCGCGACCATCGGCGATCCACACTGCCCGCGCACGGGTGAGGCCGTGCCATCGCGCTCGGCCAGTCAGGTCCTCGAGGCCATCCTGTCGCTCCCGGCCGGCACCGAACTCGAACTGCGAGCGCCGGTCTCCAGGGTGTACGGCGAGGACCTCGATGTCGTGTTCCAGGAAGTGCGCAAGAAGGGGATCCGCCGCATCGTCATCGACGGCACGACGCACGACCTCGCGAACCAGTTCACGGTCGACGACAGCGTGGTGCGCGAGATGGATGCGGTGGTCGACCGGTTCATCGTGCGGCGATCGAGCGAAAAGGCGATCAAGGCGGCCATCGCCGCCGCGCTCCTGGTGGGCGATGGGCTCGTGCAGCTCACCGCGATCACCGGATCGAAAAAGGCGGAGGTCGCCAGGGTGCTCGCTGCTCACGTGAGTCGCACCCACCGGTTTGTCTATGTCGACATCCAGCCCGACTACTTCCAGTTCAACAACCCCGAGTCGGCATGCCGCACCTGCGGTGGACTCGGCATCGACAAGCTCACGCATCCCGAACTGCTGATCCCCGATCCCCAGCGCAGCATTCGCGCGGGCTGCTTCGTGAGGGAGGCCTTCCGCTACAACCCCGAGACCTGGGACGGCCGCATCATGTACACGCTGTCCCGGCAGCTCGGCTTCTCGCTCGACACGCCGTGGGTGGAGTTGAGCGACTCGGCGCGGAACGCTGTGCTGTACGGCGCGGAGAAGCGCTTCCGGACCGAAGCGCCGCCCGAGGCCGCCGTGAAGCGCGAGGACTGGGATCGCCACGAGGTCGGCTTTGGCGGCATCGCGCGGCGGATCGAGCGACACTACCGTCGCTATCGCCAGCGTGGCGAGGCGGACTCGCGCATGGAGGCCTGGCTGGACAAGGTGATGGTCGAGCACACCTGTCCCGACTGCCAGGGCGCCCGCTTGCGGGCAACGCGCCTGCTGTTCACGGTTGGGGGAAAGACCACCCGCGAGGTGGGGCTGCTCAACTTCGACGAACTGCACCGGTTCCTCGGGACGCTCCGCCCGGTGGGGCGCGGCGCCGCGGCCGGTCGCCAGGTGCTTCACGAAGTGCGGGCGCGGCTCGACCTGCTCCTCGGCATCGGCCTCGACTACCTGAACCTGGATCGACGCGCCGGCACGCTTTCGGGTGGCGAGTCGCAGCGCATCCGGCTCTCCACGCAGATCGGATCGGGGCTCATGGGAATGCTCTATGTGCTCGACGAGCCCAGCATCGGCCTGCACCCCAGGGACAACGCGAAGATGATCGCGACGCTCGAGAGCCTGCGCGACGTGGGCAACACCGTCATCGTGGTGGAGCATGACGAGGACACCGTGCGCGCCGCGGACCACGTCGTGGAGATGGGCCCGGGGCCCGGGGTGCATGGTGGCACCGTCGTCGCACAGGGAACGATCGACGACCTGATCGCCTGCAAGACATCACCCACCGGACAGTTCCTCTCCGGCCGACGCGCGATCGCGCTGCCCGCTCGCCGTCGCACCGGCAACGGGCACTCGCTCGTCATCCGCGGCGCTCGCGAGAACAACCTCAAGTCCGTGGACGTGACGATCCCGCTCGGCGTCATCGTGGCGATCACCGGTGCGTCGGGTTCGGGGAAGAGCACGCTCATCAACGACGTGCTCTACAAGGCGCTCTGGAAACGCCTCGAGGACACGCGCACCCTGCCCGGCGCCCACGACCGCATCGACGGCATGGAGCACGTGCACAAGGTCGTGAATATCGACCAGTCGCCCATCGGTCGGAACAGCCGCTCCAATCCCGCGACCTACATCGGTTTCTACGACACCATCCGCGACCTCTTCACGACGGCGCCGCTTGCCGTGGAACGTGAGTACAGGGCCGGCCGGTTCTCGTTCAATGTGAAGGGCGGGCGATGCGAGGAGTGCCAGGGCGAAGGCGTGATCACCACGCAACTCTACTTCATGCCCGACGTCGAGGTCACCTGCGGGGCCTGCAAGGGCGCGCGATTCAACCCCGAGACGCTCGACGTCTCCGTGCGCGGCAAGACGATCGCCGACATCCTCGACATGTCCGTCGAGGAGGCGGTGACGTTCTTTGCTGCCGACCCCGCGATCGCGAAGAAGGTCGAGGTGCTGCACACGCTCGGACTTGGCTACATCACGCTTGGGCAGTCGTCGACCACGTTGTCCGGGGGCGAGGCCCAGCGGGTGAAGATCGCGACCGAGCTGAGCAAGTTGCAGCGTGCGAAGCACACCGTGTACATCCTCGACGAGCCTACGACCGGTTTGCATCTCGCGGACGTGGAGCGCCTGCTCGCCTCACTCAATCAGCTGGTGGACGCCGGGCACTCCGTGATCCTGATCGAGCATCACCTCGACGTCATCAAGACCGCCGATCACGTCATCGACCTCGGTCCGGAGGGCGGCCACGCGGGAGGCCGCGTGCTGGTGACCGGTACGCCGGAGTGCGTCGCCGCGTGCCGCGCCTCGCACACCGGGCAGTTCCTCAAGGCGCACCTGGCCAGGGCGCAGCGCCAGGTGCGGCCGCGCGCGCGGTCGTGA
- a CDS encoding DNA/RNA non-specific endonuclease, with the protein MRDFRLRAVGCAAWIVAAASCGSTSTAPDPGSGATPVGVRISEVHYDNAGTDVNEAIELNGPAGTSITGWQLVLYNGSTGAPYDTRTLSGTIPATCATRGVRVEAYPENGIQNGSPDAIALVNALGVVVEFISYEGTVTAVGGPADGWRSMDIGVVELGNEAPGLSLQRDAAGAWSGPFAATFGTCNGAAPPPPSHTISVSGRSASDPPLPVGFEDQLFATVRNASGQVVPTTVTWRSETPTLASIDANGVVHALGPGEAVLRATAADGLTTVAYTLPTRVGLLGAAALYAGNTEFGEPNDADASDDVVVRHLQYTASYSPRRGTPNWVSYDLEASHFGAEDRCDCFTFDPALPPGLTRLTTADYTGVGAFHGYAIDRGHLVRSFDRTAGSLDNAFTYYFTNIVPQAADLNQGPWAAMEIHLSNLARQQGLEVYVIAGVAGSKGTVKGEGRIVIPASTWKVAVVLPRDQGLAAVEEAGDAQVIAAIMPNEPGIRNVDWNSYRTTVDAVEALSGYDLLALLPDSVENVVEGTRASGSDSALGRGADASPRPSGGAVVERTSGVWIRDQHIRMEPPTRRGMLRR; encoded by the coding sequence ATGCGAGACTTTCGCCTTCGCGCCGTTGGCTGCGCGGCCTGGATCGTTGCCGCCGCCTCGTGCGGGTCAACGAGCACCGCACCTGATCCGGGCTCCGGCGCGACGCCGGTCGGTGTCCGGATCAGCGAGGTGCACTACGACAACGCGGGCACCGACGTCAACGAAGCCATCGAACTGAACGGTCCCGCCGGAACGAGCATCACGGGCTGGCAGCTGGTGCTGTACAACGGCAGCACCGGTGCACCGTACGACACGCGCACGCTCAGCGGGACGATCCCCGCCACCTGTGCAACGCGGGGCGTGCGAGTGGAAGCCTATCCGGAGAACGGCATCCAGAACGGCTCGCCCGACGCGATCGCCCTCGTGAACGCGCTGGGCGTGGTCGTCGAGTTCATATCGTACGAGGGGACGGTCACGGCGGTCGGTGGCCCAGCGGATGGCTGGCGATCGATGGACATCGGCGTCGTGGAGCTCGGCAACGAGGCGCCGGGACTATCGCTGCAGCGCGATGCCGCCGGCGCGTGGTCGGGGCCATTCGCTGCCACGTTCGGAACCTGCAACGGCGCGGCCCCCCCACCACCGAGCCATACCATCAGCGTCAGCGGACGCTCGGCCAGCGACCCGCCCTTGCCCGTGGGCTTCGAAGACCAGTTGTTCGCGACGGTGCGGAACGCGAGCGGTCAGGTCGTGCCGACCACGGTGACATGGCGCTCGGAGACGCCGACGTTGGCGAGCATCGACGCGAACGGTGTGGTGCATGCACTCGGCCCAGGGGAGGCCGTGCTGCGCGCGACCGCCGCGGACGGCCTCACGACCGTCGCGTACACGCTGCCGACGCGCGTTGGCCTCCTGGGCGCCGCGGCGCTCTATGCAGGCAACACGGAGTTTGGTGAACCCAACGACGCGGACGCATCGGACGACGTCGTGGTCAGGCATCTGCAGTACACCGCATCGTACAGTCCGCGCCGCGGCACGCCGAACTGGGTGAGCTATGACCTCGAGGCGTCGCACTTCGGAGCGGAGGATCGCTGCGACTGCTTCACGTTCGATCCGGCGCTGCCGCCCGGCCTCACGCGCCTGACGACGGCGGACTACACCGGGGTCGGAGCGTTCCACGGATACGCCATCGACCGCGGGCACCTCGTGCGCTCCTTCGATCGCACGGCCGGGAGCCTCGACAACGCGTTCACCTACTACTTCACCAACATCGTCCCACAGGCCGCGGACCTGAACCAGGGACCGTGGGCGGCGATGGAGATCCACTTGAGCAACCTCGCCCGTCAGCAGGGCCTGGAGGTCTACGTCATCGCCGGGGTGGCGGGCAGCAAGGGCACGGTGAAGGGCGAGGGACGCATCGTGATTCCGGCGAGCACGTGGAAGGTCGCCGTGGTGCTGCCGCGCGATCAGGGGCTGGCAGCGGTGGAGGAGGCGGGTGACGCGCAGGTCATCGCCGCGATCATGCCCAACGAGCCCGGCATTCGGAACGTCGACTGGAACAGCTATCGCACCACGGTCGACGCCGTGGAAGCGCTGAGTGGGTACGACCTGCTGGCGCTTCTGCCGGACTCCGTCGAGAACGTGGTGGAGGGCACACGAGCCTCAGGCAGTGACTCGGCGCTCGGACGCGGCGCTGATGCGAGCCCTCGGCCGTCAGGTGGTGCTGTGGTTGAGCGCACTTCCGGAGTCTGGATCAGGGACCAGCATATCCGGATGGAGCCGCCGACACGTCGAGGGATGCTGCGGCGGTGA
- a CDS encoding Ig-like domain-containing protein gives MKPSLSLALLFAAASVVQAQGTVEVARIVVSPSKPVVNAGDTLRLTAQALDASGRSIPGVRVRFQAQGARFEGDVDSLGLVTAGATGTLPVAVVALAPGARPKVERIEVRMVPGPAASITPSSASVRMAIGQRLRLGGEVFSRTGDPRPDERVSWRSSAPSIVRVDQDGMLTSVSAGRANVTGTAGAARVTVPVDVVNGQVSTLELFPARVDARQGDVIRLKATARDARGRELAGLATGWSFSPGGGVIGQDGAFTGYEPGEYVITASQGTRTAQAVIRLTERDVRRPLSVVGRLPRTRFSTEEVWIHPNGKFAYLGSGGGGDVMYAIDISDPSKPTVTDSIVANTRRVNDVMTTPDGRYLVFTREGASDRKNGIVICSLEDPAHPKVISEFTDGVTSGVHSAFIHQQPKYGTHVYLTNDGTGALHVLDISDPYKPKEVAQWKTPKAHGDVGRTLHDIDVQDGLLYGSWWNDGLVILDVGNGIKGGSPSNPVLVSQFKYDLNALYRDVEASGGPGFIRGTHTAWRHKNYVFIADEVFPAGGVKGAKDAAAGRAYGRLQVIDVSDMANPRSVAHYEPEFGGVHNVWVAGDTLYMGAYNGGFRAFDVSGELRGDLRAQGREIGHLNTADMDGRVKNTAMTWGVVVKDGLAYVNDMYNGLWIVKIEPKPAVVP, from the coding sequence ATGAAGCCGTCGCTGTCGCTCGCGCTCCTCTTCGCTGCCGCATCGGTCGTTCAGGCCCAAGGCACCGTCGAGGTCGCCCGCATCGTCGTTTCCCCGTCCAAGCCCGTCGTGAATGCGGGCGACACCCTGCGTCTTACGGCGCAAGCGCTCGACGCCTCCGGGCGTTCCATTCCCGGCGTGCGCGTGCGGTTTCAGGCGCAGGGCGCTCGGTTCGAGGGTGACGTCGACTCGCTTGGGCTCGTGACCGCGGGCGCGACCGGTACGCTTCCGGTCGCGGTGGTGGCGCTGGCGCCGGGCGCTCGCCCCAAGGTCGAGCGCATCGAAGTCCGCATGGTGCCGGGGCCCGCCGCCTCGATCACTCCCAGCAGTGCCTCGGTCCGCATGGCCATCGGCCAGCGGCTCCGGTTGGGCGGCGAGGTGTTTTCAAGGACCGGCGATCCACGGCCAGACGAGCGCGTCTCCTGGCGCTCGAGCGCACCGTCGATCGTCCGCGTGGACCAGGACGGCATGCTCACATCGGTCAGCGCCGGGCGCGCGAATGTGACGGGAACGGCTGGCGCTGCCCGCGTGACCGTGCCGGTGGACGTGGTGAACGGGCAAGTGTCCACGCTCGAGCTGTTCCCCGCACGCGTGGATGCGCGGCAGGGAGATGTGATCCGACTCAAGGCAACCGCACGGGATGCCCGCGGGCGCGAGTTGGCGGGACTCGCCACCGGGTGGTCGTTTTCGCCGGGTGGCGGGGTGATCGGCCAGGACGGCGCTTTCACCGGCTATGAGCCGGGCGAATACGTGATCACCGCGAGCCAGGGGACGCGCACCGCGCAGGCGGTCATCCGACTCACCGAGCGCGACGTGCGTCGCCCGCTGTCGGTCGTTGGTCGGTTGCCACGTACGCGCTTCTCCACCGAAGAGGTGTGGATCCACCCGAACGGGAAGTTCGCGTACCTTGGCTCGGGCGGTGGCGGTGACGTGATGTACGCGATCGACATCAGCGATCCGTCAAAGCCCACCGTGACCGACTCCATCGTGGCCAACACGCGTCGCGTCAACGACGTGATGACCACGCCGGACGGCAGGTACCTCGTCTTCACGCGCGAAGGCGCGAGTGACCGCAAGAACGGCATCGTGATCTGCTCGCTGGAGGATCCGGCGCACCCCAAAGTGATCAGCGAGTTCACCGACGGTGTCACCTCGGGTGTGCACTCGGCCTTCATTCACCAGCAGCCAAAGTACGGGACGCACGTCTACCTCACCAACGACGGGACCGGTGCGCTGCACGTCCTCGACATCTCCGATCCGTACAAGCCAAAGGAAGTCGCACAGTGGAAGACGCCCAAGGCGCACGGTGATGTCGGCCGTACGCTGCACGACATCGATGTTCAGGACGGGCTGCTCTACGGGAGCTGGTGGAACGACGGGCTCGTGATCCTCGATGTGGGCAACGGCATCAAGGGCGGCAGTCCGAGCAATCCGGTGCTCGTGTCGCAGTTCAAGTACGACCTGAATGCGCTGTATCGGGACGTCGAGGCCTCGGGTGGCCCGGGCTTCATTCGTGGCACCCACACGGCGTGGCGTCACAAGAACTACGTCTTCATCGCCGACGAGGTCTTCCCGGCCGGCGGCGTAAAGGGGGCAAAGGACGCGGCCGCGGGTCGCGCCTATGGCCGGCTCCAGGTGATCGACGTGAGCGACATGGCGAACCCCAGGTCCGTGGCGCACTACGAGCCCGAGTTCGGTGGCGTGCACAACGTATGGGTCGCTGGCGACACGCTCTACATGGGCGCCTACAACGGCGGCTTCCGGGCGTTTGACGTGAGCGGTGAGCTGCGAGGCGACCTCCGCGCCCAGGGGCGCGAAATCGGCCACCTCAACACGGCGGACATGGACGGCCGTGTGAAGAACACCGCGATGACCTGGGGTGTCGTGGTGAAGGACGGCCTTGCCTACGTGAACGACATGTACAACGGGTTGTGGATCGTGAAGATCGAACCGAAGCCCGCGGTGGTTCCGTAG